A genomic segment from Streptomyces sp. NBC_00459 encodes:
- a CDS encoding maleylacetate reductase, with protein MRFEHETLPQRVCFASGEAASTLRAEVERLGATRVMVIAAEAEADLAQQVTAGLPVALRWSEVVMHVPVEVAERARAAAAVHEVDCLVSVGGGSTTGLAKAIALTADLPIVAVPTTYAGSEATSVWGLTERARKTTGVDARVLPRSVVYDATLTVSLPVPMSVASGLNALAHCVDAMWGPRVDPIDRALAGEGIHALATGLPAVMADPAGLPGRERTLYGTYLSAVAFSSAGSGLHHKICHVLGGRYDLPHAQTHAVVLPYVLAFNATRAPEAERRIAAAFGARSAIEGLQRLRHDVDAPKALRDYGLKESDVDDAVQAVLDVVPAGNPRPVTAGSLQRLLRFAWRGTDPSTMTDGMED; from the coding sequence ATGCGTTTCGAGCACGAGACGCTGCCTCAGCGGGTGTGTTTCGCCTCGGGCGAGGCGGCGTCGACGCTACGGGCCGAGGTGGAGCGGCTCGGTGCCACGCGGGTGATGGTGATCGCTGCGGAGGCGGAGGCAGATCTTGCGCAGCAGGTCACCGCAGGCCTTCCGGTCGCGCTGCGGTGGAGTGAGGTGGTGATGCATGTTCCCGTGGAGGTCGCCGAGCGGGCACGTGCCGCCGCGGCCGTGCACGAGGTGGACTGCCTGGTCAGTGTCGGTGGAGGCTCCACCACCGGACTGGCGAAGGCGATCGCGTTGACCGCGGACCTGCCCATAGTGGCCGTCCCCACCACCTACGCGGGCTCGGAGGCCACGAGTGTGTGGGGTCTGACCGAGCGGGCCCGCAAGACCACGGGGGTGGACGCGCGAGTCCTGCCCCGCTCGGTGGTGTACGACGCGACGCTGACCGTGTCCTTGCCGGTGCCGATGAGTGTCGCCTCGGGGCTGAACGCGCTGGCGCACTGCGTCGACGCGATGTGGGGCCCTCGCGTCGATCCGATCGACCGGGCGCTGGCGGGGGAGGGGATCCACGCGTTGGCGACCGGGCTGCCCGCGGTGATGGCCGACCCGGCCGGCCTTCCGGGCCGCGAGCGGACGCTGTACGGGACGTACCTGTCGGCCGTGGCGTTCTCGTCGGCGGGATCGGGGCTGCACCACAAGATCTGCCACGTCCTCGGCGGCAGGTACGACCTGCCGCACGCCCAGACCCACGCGGTGGTGCTGCCGTACGTGCTGGCCTTCAACGCAACCCGCGCCCCGGAGGCCGAGCGGCGGATCGCGGCCGCGTTCGGAGCGCGCTCGGCGATCGAAGGACTCCAGCGCCTTCGGCACGACGTGGACGCGCCGAAGGCGCTGCGCGACTACGGGCTGAAGGAGTCCGATGTCGACGACGCGGTGCAGGCGGTCCTGGACGTGGTACCGGCCGGCAATCCGCGTCCGGTGACGGCCGGCTCTCTCCAGCGCCTGCTGCGTTTCGCCTGGCGGGGGACGGACCCGAGCACGATGACCGATGGCATGGAGGACTGA